In Macadamia integrifolia cultivar HAES 741 chromosome 5, SCU_Mint_v3, whole genome shotgun sequence, a single window of DNA contains:
- the LOC122080351 gene encoding protein terminal ear1-like — protein sequence MERLQEGIVTVHFYDLRHSATALAAIQNRHIQQQNRVGLHYAALGSLNFPPPLPPLADGLVAGCAMWAQFYVPRTSAGSNQGILMVRNLDPVVSSSGVLEIFESFGAVKELREAPLERHRWFVEFFDIRDAAAALSGLNGKRILRKHLKISFIAFPDGHGRM from the exons AAGGAATTGTTACTGTTCACTTCTATGATCTGAGGCATTCGGCAACGGCGTTGGCGGCGATACAGAATCGACACATACAGCAGCAGAACAGGGTGGGGCTACATTATGCCGCTTTAGGGTCACTGAATTTTCCGCCACCGTTGCCTCCATTGGCTGATGGCCTTGTCGCTGGTTGTGCTATGTGGGCTCAGTTTTATGTTCCTAGGACTTCCGCCGGCAGTAATCAAGGAATCCTTATGGTTCGTAATTTGGATCCGGTGGTCTCTTCCAGTGGAGtacttgaaatttttgaatcttTTG GGGCTGTGAAGGAACTGAGAGAAGCGCCATTGGAGAGGCACCGGTGGTTCGTGGAGTTCTTTGATATCAGAGATGCGGCTGCTGCTCTTTCGGGATTGAATGGCAAAAGAATTCTCAGGAAGCATTTAAAAATTTCGTTCATTGCTTTCCCAGACGGCCATGGCAGAATGTAA